One genomic region from Leifsonia poae encodes:
- a CDS encoding LacI family DNA-binding transcriptional regulator, with protein MSSRDDSTPAKRTGAPTIKDVAALAGVSYRTVSNVVNGHRYISDSTRQKVEAAIAELGYRPQLAARQLRSGRSNLLTLSVPFVSHPYFAQLAHAVVTQAEHFGYDVVIDETRGLLERELRVAAGFSTILTDGILFSPLTIDLHRFEAERGATPLVLLGERFRSTSIDSVVVDNVHSSFDATTCLVEAGRRRLGFLGQVQVGTIGAAPADLRIRGFHLALEAAGIEADAQHIISVSRWDQSNPDGDYSREEGYERVKELIARPNGLDGLDGLVCANDLLAIGALRAFREAGIAVPGDVVVVGWDNTAEAAFSAPSLTTISPDLNEIARLSIVAMLRRLDDPAAAPQTDIAPYRLVQRESTNTADASR; from the coding sequence GTGAGCTCCAGAGACGACTCGACACCGGCCAAGCGCACCGGGGCGCCGACGATCAAAGACGTCGCGGCGCTCGCGGGCGTCTCCTACCGAACCGTGTCCAATGTGGTGAACGGGCACCGCTACATCAGCGACTCCACCCGGCAGAAGGTCGAGGCGGCGATCGCCGAGCTCGGCTATCGGCCGCAGCTCGCCGCGCGCCAACTGCGCAGCGGTCGCAGCAACCTCCTCACCCTCTCGGTGCCGTTCGTATCGCATCCGTACTTCGCCCAGCTCGCCCACGCGGTCGTCACCCAGGCTGAGCATTTCGGCTACGACGTTGTCATCGACGAGACGCGCGGCCTGCTCGAGCGGGAACTGCGCGTGGCGGCCGGGTTCAGCACCATCCTCACCGACGGCATCCTGTTCAGCCCCCTGACCATCGACCTACACCGGTTCGAAGCCGAACGCGGGGCGACCCCGCTCGTCCTGCTCGGTGAGCGCTTCCGCAGCACCAGCATCGACAGCGTCGTCGTCGACAACGTTCACTCGAGCTTCGACGCGACGACCTGTCTGGTCGAGGCGGGCCGTCGGCGACTCGGGTTCCTCGGCCAGGTTCAGGTCGGCACCATCGGCGCGGCACCCGCCGACCTGCGCATCCGTGGTTTCCATCTGGCACTGGAGGCCGCCGGCATCGAGGCGGATGCGCAGCACATCATCTCGGTCTCGCGGTGGGACCAGTCGAACCCCGACGGCGACTACTCGCGCGAGGAGGGGTACGAGCGCGTCAAAGAGCTGATCGCGCGCCCGAACGGTCTCGACGGCCTCGACGGCCTCGTCTGCGCGAACGACCTGCTCGCGATCGGCGCGCTTCGTGCGTTCCGTGAAGCCGGGATCGCCGTTCCCGGCGACGTCGTCGTCGTCGGCTGGGACAATACGGCCGAGGCGGCCTTCTCCGCGCCCTCGCTCACCACGATCTCCCCCGACCTGAACGAGATCGCCCGCCTGTCGATCGTTGCGATGTTGCGCCGCCTCGACGACCCGGCGGCCGCCCCGCAGACCGACATCGCGCCCTACCGCCTGGTGCAGCGCGAGTCGACCAACACCGCGGACGCCTCCCGCTAG
- a CDS encoding LysE family translocator: protein MAFGTILAFWAVSFLFVITPGADWAYVIAGGLRDRIAPAVGGLLTGHVIATIVVAAGVGALVAGAPVILTMLTVAGAGYLIWLGVSTLRRPAVPIAESGGSEGSWLRWATKGIGVSGLNPKLLLLFLALLPPFTTPTAVWPVALQIAVLGAVHVLSCAVVYTGVGFGARAVLRSRPAASRWVSRVSGSAMIVIGLVLIVERIVF, encoded by the coding sequence ATGGCGTTCGGCACGATTCTCGCGTTCTGGGCGGTGTCGTTCCTGTTCGTCATCACGCCCGGCGCGGACTGGGCGTATGTCATCGCCGGGGGGCTGCGCGACCGCATCGCGCCGGCGGTCGGCGGCCTGCTCACCGGACATGTCATCGCGACGATCGTCGTCGCGGCCGGTGTCGGTGCCCTGGTGGCGGGCGCTCCGGTGATTTTGACCATGCTCACGGTGGCCGGCGCGGGATACCTGATCTGGTTGGGCGTGTCGACGCTTCGTCGCCCCGCCGTGCCGATCGCGGAGAGCGGCGGGAGCGAGGGGTCGTGGCTGCGCTGGGCGACGAAAGGCATCGGCGTCAGCGGGCTGAACCCGAAACTCCTCCTGCTGTTCCTGGCACTGCTGCCGCCGTTCACGACGCCAACGGCCGTATGGCCGGTCGCCCTGCAGATCGCGGTGCTCGGCGCTGTGCATGTGCTCAGCTGCGCGGTGGTCTACACCGGTGTCGGATTCGGGGCGCGCGCGGTGCTGCGCTCGCGCCCGGCGGCATCCCGCTGGGTGAGCCGGGTCTCCGGTTCGGCGATGATCGTGATCGGCCTGGTGCTGATCGTGGAAAGGATCGTGTTCTGA
- a CDS encoding Lrp/AsnC family transcriptional regulator: MDDVDRRILAELQQDGRLSITELAERVRLSVSPCHRRLRALERSGAISGYRAHLNAGALGLTFDALVFVTMRDSTRDTIAEFEQSVSTVPAIIQAQRLFGDPDYLLRVVARDLPAFEALYDQELSALPGVQRLSSTLVMKNVVQDRPLPLDPLR; this comes from the coding sequence GTGGATGACGTTGACAGAAGAATCCTTGCCGAGCTGCAACAGGATGGGCGGCTCAGCATCACCGAGCTGGCCGAGCGCGTGCGCCTCAGCGTCTCCCCGTGCCACCGCCGTCTGCGCGCCCTCGAACGCTCGGGGGCGATCAGCGGATACCGGGCCCACCTCAATGCAGGCGCGCTCGGCCTGACCTTCGACGCGCTCGTGTTCGTCACCATGCGCGACTCGACCCGGGACACCATCGCCGAGTTCGAACAGTCCGTGTCGACCGTTCCGGCCATCATTCAGGCCCAGCGACTCTTCGGCGACCCCGACTACCTGCTGCGCGTGGTCGCCCGCGACCTCCCCGCTTTCGAGGCCCTCTACGACCAGGAGCTCTCGGCGCTTCCCGGCGTGCAACGCCTCAGTTCGACCCTCGTCATGAAGAATGTCGTGCAAGACCGGCCGCTGCCGCTCGACCCGCTGCGCTGA
- a CDS encoding pyridoxal phosphate-dependent decarboxylase family protein — protein sequence MTESDAPANTRRMHEVSPETVDLVDLVLEYSRRRILSTDTPLDGPVAEAELARLVGRTVVDEGIGAARALQLFEDVLAPACITTDHPQYLSFIPTAPTKAATAFDLVVSASAVYGGSWLEGSGAVFAENQVLSWLAGEFGLPDTAGGVFVQGGTLGNLSALVAAREAARTRCEEAGEVPPARWRIVCSAEAHSSIASAARVMDVEVVPVPVGDSGMLTGADVRGALEEHGSSVFAVVATAGSTNFGIVDDVASLATLKAEFDFWLHVDGAYGLAGMLSPLARARFAGVEQADSVIVDPHKWLFAPFDACALIYRDPAAGRRAHTQHAEYLDTLTETSEWSPSDYAAHLTRRARGLPFWFSLATYGAQAYRDAIGASLQLAHDIAREIDTREGLRLVREPQLSVVVFERDGWSRADYAEWSARLLAEQRAFVTPSSHQGRPNTRFAILNPMTTFEQLVGILDTM from the coding sequence ATGACCGAGAGCGACGCACCCGCGAACACACGGCGCATGCACGAGGTGTCGCCCGAGACGGTCGATCTCGTCGACCTCGTGCTCGAGTATTCGCGCCGGCGCATCCTCAGCACAGACACACCGCTCGACGGTCCCGTTGCGGAGGCCGAGCTCGCGCGGCTCGTCGGCCGCACCGTCGTGGACGAGGGGATCGGCGCCGCCCGTGCGCTGCAACTCTTCGAAGACGTGCTCGCGCCCGCCTGCATCACCACCGACCACCCCCAGTACCTTTCGTTCATCCCCACCGCCCCGACGAAGGCGGCGACGGCGTTCGACCTCGTGGTCTCGGCGAGCGCGGTGTACGGCGGCTCCTGGCTCGAAGGCTCGGGGGCGGTGTTCGCCGAGAACCAGGTGCTCTCCTGGCTGGCCGGCGAATTCGGGCTGCCGGACACCGCCGGCGGTGTGTTCGTGCAGGGTGGGACGCTCGGAAACCTGTCTGCGCTGGTGGCGGCCCGCGAGGCGGCGCGCACGCGCTGTGAGGAGGCGGGCGAGGTGCCGCCGGCGCGTTGGCGCATCGTCTGCAGCGCGGAAGCGCACTCCTCCATCGCTTCGGCCGCCCGGGTGATGGATGTTGAGGTCGTTCCCGTGCCGGTCGGCGACAGCGGCATGCTGACCGGCGCCGATGTGCGTGGAGCGCTCGAGGAGCACGGATCCTCCGTGTTCGCCGTCGTGGCCACGGCCGGTTCCACGAACTTCGGGATCGTCGACGACGTCGCCTCCCTCGCCACACTCAAGGCGGAGTTCGACTTCTGGCTGCACGTCGACGGCGCCTATGGTCTGGCCGGGATGCTCTCCCCGCTCGCCCGTGCCCGGTTCGCCGGCGTCGAGCAGGCGGATTCGGTGATCGTCGACCCGCACAAGTGGCTGTTCGCGCCGTTCGACGCCTGCGCCCTGATCTACCGTGACCCGGCGGCCGGTCGTCGGGCGCACACGCAGCATGCCGAATACTTGGACACCCTCACGGAGACGTCGGAGTGGAGCCCCTCCGACTATGCGGCGCACCTCACGCGTCGGGCACGCGGGCTCCCGTTCTGGTTCTCGCTGGCCACATACGGCGCGCAGGCCTACCGTGACGCGATCGGGGCCTCTCTGCAGCTCGCTCACGACATCGCCCGTGAGATCGACACCCGCGAGGGGCTGCGGCTCGTGCGCGAACCGCAGCTCTCGGTCGTCGTGTTCGAGCGCGACGGCTGGTCGCGCGCCGATTACGCCGAGTGGTCCGCGCGTCTGCTCGCCGAACAGCGGGCGTTCGTCACCCCCAGTTCGCACCAGGGGCGGCCGAACACGCGGTTCGCGATTCTCAACCCGATGACCACGTTCGAGCAGCTGGTCGGCATCCTCGACACGATGTGA
- a CDS encoding phytanoyl-CoA dioxygenase family protein, which yields MFTSNGYRLDESPARFGMLDPVPDSDRDDRDALWARLRRDGYLYLPGHLAPELVEAFRAHYFAALAGTGLVRAGTDPGLGLGADGEVDRAELRRVLFDEIVPGEAYRALTEHPRIRDWFAWLLDDEVHLHRRKIIRHTRAGENGVGTATQAHYDLVYLREGTDRVLSMWIPLGDCPLDRGGLAYLEGSHHRVLAEERAGTLKRPAASITADLPGLAEEYDARWLFADYRAGDVMVHSAHIVHASCDNTDAQGRMRLSTDIRYQRVSDPIDWRWQEHWHDRDGL from the coding sequence ATGTTCACCTCGAACGGATACCGGCTCGACGAATCCCCCGCGCGGTTCGGGATGCTCGACCCCGTACCGGATTCCGACCGCGACGATCGTGACGCCCTCTGGGCCCGCCTGCGCCGTGACGGCTACCTCTACCTGCCCGGGCACCTCGCGCCTGAGCTGGTCGAAGCCTTCCGCGCCCACTACTTCGCCGCGTTGGCCGGCACCGGCTTGGTGCGAGCGGGAACCGATCCGGGGCTCGGCCTCGGCGCCGACGGTGAGGTCGACCGCGCCGAACTCCGCCGAGTGCTCTTCGACGAGATCGTGCCCGGCGAGGCGTACCGCGCGCTCACCGAGCATCCCCGCATCCGTGACTGGTTCGCCTGGCTGCTCGACGACGAGGTGCATCTGCACAGGCGCAAGATCATCCGGCACACCCGCGCGGGCGAGAACGGCGTCGGGACCGCGACGCAGGCGCACTACGACCTGGTGTATCTGCGCGAGGGCACCGACCGGGTGCTCTCGATGTGGATTCCGCTCGGTGACTGCCCGCTCGATCGCGGCGGTCTCGCCTACCTGGAGGGCAGCCATCATCGTGTGCTGGCCGAGGAGCGTGCCGGAACCCTCAAACGGCCCGCCGCTTCCATCACCGCAGACCTTCCCGGCCTGGCCGAGGAGTACGACGCACGCTGGCTATTCGCGGACTATCGCGCCGGCGACGTGATGGTGCACTCGGCTCACATCGTGCACGCCTCCTGCGACAACACGGATGCCCAGGGCCGGATGCGTCTGTCGACCGATATCCGCTACCAGCGCGTCTCCGACCCGATCGACTGGCGCTGGCAGGAGCACTGGCACGACCGAGACGGGTTGTAG
- a CDS encoding helix-turn-helix domain-containing protein, with protein sequence MWSSFATPPDVLRDTGLVCLGAGEANGVAPGFVRRALPSHGLVLVTAGDGWYARPGERRPERVIAPAAIWLFPGVEHGYGSGPAGWHEHWILFSGAMTRVYRELGADSRRAVVGTRHGPDADTIGATFAGLREALSTPGLPAALRASALVQRLLLAAAAGLPERHPTHDVLGALEQTAAAPTPIAERAHRLGLAPAGLRERVREQTGMTPQEYILGVRLARAQSLLAETRLDIATVAARVGYDDPAYFSRLFAARVGVPPRAFRAQQSRDRETPIGRQPDSGSARDDDAAR encoded by the coding sequence ATGTGGTCCTCCTTCGCAACACCCCCGGACGTGCTGCGCGACACGGGGTTGGTGTGCCTCGGCGCCGGCGAGGCGAACGGGGTCGCGCCCGGCTTCGTGCGTCGCGCGCTGCCGAGCCACGGCCTGGTACTCGTCACCGCGGGCGACGGTTGGTATGCGAGACCCGGCGAACGCCGGCCGGAGCGGGTGATCGCGCCGGCGGCGATCTGGCTGTTCCCCGGTGTCGAACACGGCTACGGCTCTGGGCCTGCGGGCTGGCATGAGCACTGGATCCTGTTCTCCGGCGCGATGACCCGCGTGTATCGCGAACTCGGCGCCGATTCCCGCCGTGCCGTCGTCGGCACTCGGCACGGGCCAGACGCCGACACGATCGGGGCGACGTTCGCCGGGCTGCGCGAGGCTCTCTCGACCCCCGGTCTGCCCGCCGCACTGCGCGCATCCGCGCTCGTTCAGCGTCTCCTGCTCGCCGCCGCGGCGGGCCTGCCCGAGCGACACCCGACCCACGACGTGCTCGGCGCCCTCGAGCAGACAGCGGCCGCCCCGACCCCGATTGCCGAGCGAGCCCATCGCCTTGGCCTGGCACCGGCCGGGCTGCGCGAACGGGTGCGCGAGCAGACGGGGATGACCCCGCAGGAGTACATCCTGGGCGTCCGCCTCGCCCGCGCGCAATCCCTGCTCGCCGAGACCCGGCTCGACATCGCCACCGTCGCCGCCCGCGTCGGCTACGACGATCCGGCATACTTCTCCCGCCTCTTCGCGGCGCGGGTGGGCGTGCCGCCCCGCGCGTTCCGCGCCCAACAGTCCCGCGACCGCGAGACCCCGATCGGACGTCAACCCGATTCGGGTTCCGCCCGCGACGACGACGCGGCAAGATGA
- a CDS encoding amidohydrolase has product MTIDELYRDLHRHPELSFEEVRTAGIAADRLRAAGYEVTEHIGRTGVVGVLRNGEGPTVLLRADMDALPVAEDTGLDYTSEAAGVMHACGHDVHVTCLIGAADRLAATRDEWHGTLIALFQPAEEVGGGAQSMLDDGLYESVPVPDVVLGQHVGPAPAGLVGAHSGAAFASANSIDITVYGRGGHGSRPETTIDPVVLAAAIVSRLQTVVAREIAPQETAVLTVGRLNAGTKNNIIPDFASLGLSVRAYSEEVRTRLLGAIERIVRAEAAASGAPEPLIEHAESFPVTVNEPAATERTGSAFRAAFGEGSVLDPGQVSGSEDVGLLATAAGAPLVYWILGGADPDSYLAAARAGTVDRDIPSNHSPHFAPVIQPTLDRGVEALVVAAREWLA; this is encoded by the coding sequence ATGACCATCGACGAGCTGTACCGCGACCTGCACCGCCACCCCGAGCTCTCCTTCGAGGAGGTCCGAACGGCCGGCATCGCCGCCGACAGGCTCCGCGCGGCCGGCTACGAGGTCACCGAGCACATCGGCCGCACCGGCGTCGTCGGCGTGCTGCGCAACGGCGAGGGACCGACGGTGCTGCTCCGCGCCGATATGGACGCCCTGCCCGTCGCCGAAGACACCGGTCTCGACTACACGAGCGAAGCAGCCGGTGTCATGCACGCCTGCGGACACGACGTTCACGTGACCTGCCTGATCGGTGCCGCCGACCGGCTCGCCGCCACCCGTGACGAGTGGCACGGCACCCTGATCGCGCTGTTCCAGCCGGCCGAAGAGGTCGGCGGCGGCGCGCAGTCCATGCTCGACGACGGGCTCTACGAGTCCGTTCCGGTTCCGGATGTGGTGCTCGGCCAGCACGTCGGTCCCGCCCCGGCCGGGCTGGTCGGCGCCCACTCCGGCGCAGCCTTCGCCTCGGCGAACAGCATCGACATCACCGTATACGGTCGCGGCGGGCACGGCTCCCGGCCGGAGACGACGATCGACCCCGTCGTGCTGGCGGCGGCGATCGTGAGCCGGCTGCAGACGGTCGTGGCCCGCGAGATCGCCCCACAGGAGACGGCCGTCCTCACCGTGGGGCGGCTCAACGCCGGTACGAAGAACAACATCATCCCCGACTTCGCCAGCCTCGGCCTGAGCGTCCGCGCGTACAGCGAAGAGGTGCGAACCCGTCTGCTCGGCGCGATCGAGCGGATCGTGCGGGCCGAAGCCGCCGCATCCGGCGCCCCCGAACCACTCATCGAGCATGCGGAGTCGTTCCCCGTGACGGTGAACGAACCGGCGGCCACCGAGCGCACGGGCTCCGCATTCCGCGCCGCGTTCGGCGAAGGTTCGGTGCTCGACCCCGGCCAGGTGAGCGGCAGCGAGGATGTCGGCCTGCTCGCCACCGCGGCGGGCGCACCCCTCGTCTACTGGATCCTGGGCGGCGCCGACCCCGACAGCTATCTCGCTGCGGCACGAGCCGGAACCGTCGACCGCGACATCCCCTCGAACCACTCGCCGCACTTCGCACCCGTGATCCAGCCGACGCTCGACCGCGGCGTGGAGGCGCTCGTCGTCGCCGCCCGGGAGTGGCTGGCCTGA
- a CDS encoding TetR/AcrR family transcriptional regulator: MAASRPTRRSGAAADRVVKPQARTAATRQRILDSAMAVFAIRGFNNGSLIEIAEQAGMTHAGVLHHFGSKDQLLIAVLEHRDQADVMHLEGQHPPVGKDLLRHLVDTARLNATRAGIVQAYAVLSAESVTDDHPAQDFFRERFIGLRSMVAEAFREVAPADVAEEKLWQAAAAVIAVMDGLQVQWLLEPDAVQMPESVDAVIGALTAWLNA; the protein is encoded by the coding sequence ATGGCCGCGTCCCGCCCCACCCGCCGCAGCGGGGCCGCCGCCGATCGGGTGGTGAAACCCCAGGCGCGCACGGCCGCCACCCGGCAGCGCATCCTCGACTCGGCGATGGCCGTGTTCGCCATCAGGGGTTTCAACAACGGCTCGCTGATCGAGATCGCCGAACAGGCCGGGATGACGCATGCGGGCGTCCTGCACCACTTCGGCTCCAAAGACCAACTTCTCATCGCCGTGCTCGAGCACCGCGACCAGGCGGACGTCATGCACTTGGAGGGCCAGCACCCGCCGGTGGGCAAAGACCTGCTCCGTCACCTCGTCGACACCGCCCGGCTGAACGCGACCCGGGCCGGAATCGTGCAGGCCTACGCCGTGCTCTCCGCCGAGTCGGTCACCGACGACCACCCCGCGCAGGACTTCTTCCGGGAACGCTTCATCGGTCTGCGCAGCATGGTGGCTGAGGCTTTTCGCGAGGTTGCGCCCGCCGACGTCGCCGAGGAGAAGCTCTGGCAGGCAGCGGCGGCGGTCATCGCCGTGATGGACGGCCTGCAGGTGCAGTGGCTGCTCGAACCGGATGCGGTGCAGATGCCGGAGTCCGTCGACGCCGTGATCGGGGCACTGACCGCCTGGCTCAACGCCTGA
- a CDS encoding aminoglycoside phosphotransferase family protein codes for MLTPEADIPLDVGTVAALVAAQHPDLLAELRLVADGWDNSIYRLGDRYAVRLPRRQVAAQLIVNEQTWLPRLAMALSIAVPEPVRVGVPTAAFPWPWSIVRWFDGIDGADVSASERAALAVPLAEFVVALHSPAPHDEPVPHNPVRGVPLSSRDASVHDRLAQLVDRPEAGALADGWERALAAPPWAREPIWLHGDLHPGNLVLSRPPGAGQPGAALAAVIDFGDLTAGDPATDLATAWLTFDAEARAVFRARIDELTDTDEATWQRARGWAIALGTALALHSDDNPRMAGLGRHALEQLSGA; via the coding sequence ATGCTCACGCCCGAAGCAGACATCCCGTTGGATGTCGGCACGGTCGCTGCGCTCGTGGCGGCCCAGCATCCTGATCTCCTCGCCGAACTGCGGCTGGTGGCCGACGGCTGGGACAACTCGATCTACCGTCTCGGCGACCGCTACGCAGTGCGGCTTCCGCGACGGCAGGTAGCCGCGCAACTCATCGTGAATGAACAGACCTGGCTGCCGCGACTGGCGATGGCCCTCAGCATCGCGGTGCCGGAGCCTGTGCGGGTCGGCGTGCCGACCGCCGCCTTCCCCTGGCCGTGGAGCATCGTCCGCTGGTTCGACGGCATCGACGGTGCCGATGTCTCGGCCTCCGAGCGGGCGGCCCTGGCTGTTCCATTAGCCGAGTTCGTGGTGGCATTGCACTCGCCCGCTCCGCACGACGAACCGGTTCCCCACAACCCGGTTCGCGGTGTTCCTCTCTCCTCGCGCGATGCGTCGGTGCACGACCGGCTCGCGCAACTTGTCGACCGGCCGGAGGCGGGCGCGCTTGCCGACGGCTGGGAGCGCGCCCTAGCCGCACCCCCGTGGGCGCGCGAACCGATCTGGCTGCACGGCGACCTGCATCCGGGCAACCTGGTGCTCAGTAGGCCGCCGGGAGCGGGGCAGCCGGGCGCGGCGCTCGCGGCCGTGATCGACTTCGGCGACCTGACCGCGGGCGACCCCGCCACCGACCTCGCCACGGCCTGGCTCACCTTCGACGCTGAGGCGCGTGCTGTCTTCCGCGCCCGCATCGACGAGCTCACCGACACCGACGAGGCGACCTGGCAGCGGGCCCGCGGGTGGGCGATCGCCCTGGGCACCGCCCTCGCCCTGCACTCGGACGACAACCCCCGCATGGCGGGGCTCGGCCGTCACGCCCTGGAGCAGCTCAGCGGCGCGTGA
- a CDS encoding patatin-like phospholipase family protein, which translates to MAGSIAFAGGGVAGIAWELGVVNGLADADPRLVEALFAPEVGFIGTSAGSAVAAQLASGRPVAELYAAQLAPETAEFDPRVDMQALMASYLAIADPDATPEEGRRRIGGLALAAKTVTEAERMVSIEARLPIEHWPERRMLLTAIDAGSGELRVFDAASGVRLADAVAASCAVPGVWPPVTIGDRRYIDGGMRSLANADLAVGSDWVLVIAPILPGGPGFGQFPAEELEALRPAPVAVVYADDASVAAFGVNPLDPHTRRPAAEAGFAVGRAAACGIGERLGLR; encoded by the coding sequence GTGGCCGGTTCGATCGCCTTTGCCGGAGGAGGGGTCGCGGGCATCGCCTGGGAGCTGGGCGTGGTCAACGGGTTGGCCGACGCCGACCCACGACTGGTCGAGGCGCTCTTCGCTCCGGAGGTCGGTTTCATCGGCACCTCGGCCGGCTCAGCCGTGGCGGCGCAATTGGCGAGCGGGCGACCCGTGGCCGAGCTCTACGCGGCGCAACTCGCTCCGGAGACAGCCGAGTTCGATCCGAGGGTCGACATGCAGGCCCTGATGGCGAGCTATCTCGCGATCGCCGACCCGGACGCGACACCCGAGGAGGGGCGACGGCGCATCGGGGGTCTCGCGCTGGCGGCGAAGACGGTGACCGAGGCCGAGCGCATGGTCTCCATCGAGGCCCGGCTGCCGATCGAACACTGGCCGGAACGGCGGATGCTGCTCACGGCGATCGATGCCGGCAGCGGCGAGCTGCGCGTGTTCGACGCCGCATCGGGCGTGCGCCTTGCCGACGCCGTCGCCGCGAGCTGTGCCGTGCCCGGAGTGTGGCCGCCGGTCACCATCGGCGACCGGCGGTACATCGACGGCGGGATGCGCTCCCTCGCCAATGCCGATCTGGCCGTCGGATCCGATTGGGTGCTGGTGATCGCGCCGATCCTACCGGGCGGTCCGGGGTTCGGGCAGTTCCCCGCGGAAGAGCTCGAGGCGCTGCGACCGGCACCGGTGGCCGTCGTCTACGCCGACGATGCGTCCGTCGCCGCCTTCGGCGTCAACCCGCTCGACCCGCACACCCGCCGGCCGGCCGCAGAGGCGGGGTTCGCGGTCGGGCGCGCCGCCGCATGCGGGATCGGAGAGCGGCTCGGCCTGCGCTGA